The Melitaea cinxia chromosome 8, ilMelCinx1.1, whole genome shotgun sequence genomic interval tttaacaaaaagaaaaacttttaattttttgacgtgacaacgtcttataaattggtttgccgggtgacacttcaagaaactgcgttacgctccgctcacgttatgcgctcacaatgagagcgagtgagaggcacgcgtcCCTTCCAGTCGGGCAAAATCACTCAGATAGGAACAAGTTAAGTTGTAGTAAACGCTGTTTCATTGTACGCAAATGTATTGCaagttattgtatgtatatttgtatataattacgtatgtatgtgtaaaggtaaaaataaaattttgttaatatgaaattcagtgcgagattctttgtataaattaatgttttaaatataattctttgtataaataaacgttttaaattgttactattatttcatccttcttcctactatacgaatgaatattcacattaaaattattttaccactcaaagtcgttgtcacgtaaaactttcgcccgtataccgactttacaggcaaccaatttttttttataatacttctTGTGaccttttaaataatatttttcgctAATCATCATCGACACCGAATTAGCTGTATACtaatttcttatttcttattaaaattcgctcaaaaaatatatgaaattacgtattaactaataactattaattaaagtatccgtgatggaaaaaaattgtaaaaataaatacttacgaAGGTTGTCTCTTGATCTAAGGGTTTGAGAGGAGTATCGTAGGGAGCTGTTGGCTCCGCCCACGGCTGAAGCTCGCCAGAAGCAAATATGCCATATATGGTGATACCGATAAAATGTACTGTGGCACCCATTAGGAACACCGCGCGCCATTCCGTTATTGCCTTCTCTAGCTTGTCCTATTGTAGaagaaaaatagtaaatttgttTGTACGTTGAAATATATCGTagcttatttaaaattaaaaagcaaacattatttttcagtAATCGTTCTTAATTAATTTTGCTATTTATAGTACAGGAATATAATGAAGATTTAGGACCTATGTACAATTTACTTCAGTTCAAGTAGGCACACTGCTAAACAAAATCCTGGATCTACaaatttttaagtacaaaactctgaaatgaaaataatcaaTGCATTCAAGATatcaaattttcatataatataatatactgcCTAAAATTTAGTGTAGCATGAAGCGGTGATAATAAAGTGCTCAACGCGTAATGTAGCCGCGTGACGCATCGGCGCGCACCCCGACCCGGCTCATTTCAAATTCACACCACGGCTCAAACCGAGCTCGATTTCCTTTTTAAAATTAGCTACGACCCACTGTCCTTTTTGTTTTGTTCAAGAATACCTAGGGCTTCGCTGGGGAGCGTCACTTCAAAGTACGATAAGAACGCACGGATAGGTTTCAAAGAATTCAAATgctattgaaatataataagcaATTTATTGTTCGTTTTTATCATAAAagtttcataattaaagaaacaagAGTGAAGATTGGGTGAATTACGAAAAGTAATACTTAGGCATACGAGTTCAAAGACTGTTAGGCAGTGAAAATGTACGATATATTTAAAAGTCAAGATGATACTCTCTACTTATTGATTACTTAGAAACATTttcaaatatgaatataaaaagtCTTACCTTCTCTTGAGTCATGTAATCGATAACAATGGGTACAATAAAGCCAGCGATAGTACCGATGCCATTAGACAGTCCCATGAGAATAGAGGCATAACGTGGCGCAATGTCCAGATGATTCACGTTGTACCCTGATATGGCGAAACCGCTACATGCGACGCCCAGCGTCAGCTCTATTGTGGCCACGTACTGAATACATTCAAATACTCTTTAAATCTCTATCTCACTCAATctctacttaatattataaagctgaaatgtTTGTTAATACTGACGAATTAGTATTAACATTTCCAAGCTCTGTTATAGATCTTGTGTTGGGAAGTCTGATACTGAGAACATTTATAGGCTGTAAAATATCAAACTAAAACTCATAAGAGCagacaatctatacaaataaataaaattggagtgtatgtttgtaatattaaactaacCGCTTTTGCTAAACTAactactaaatgcatatggatgaatcacgcttcagcctgtaatatcccactatatagggcataggcctcttttcccatgtaggagaaggatcagagcttagtccaccacgctgctccaatgcgggttggcggatatattccctactatgagtaacgatcgctatcaggtgcatatgataacaaccgggaccgacggcttaacgtgctctccgaggcacggtggggagactcacaaggactgcacaaacacccagaccacggcaaacacctgtatggccaatacaaatgtttgtcatgtgcggggatcgaacccgcaaccgccagcacaacaggtacaatccatggctgtaaccgttgcgccaacgtggcgtcatGGATGTATAGAagaaatattgattattttcttcattttagTTTGAGTTTTTATTGTCTGATAAAATATTGTACCTTATTATCAGCATAGGCCACAAGGACAAAGAAGAAAGCTTCGAGGCCAAAACCACCGCAGTTAAATAGTTTTCGAACATTTGTTGTAGTCATAATGTTGTTTCTCCGCAAATAATCCGCCATCATACCACCAATAGGCACCAGAGAGGTCATGATCAAGTGCGGAATAGCTCCAACAAAACCAGACTGTTTAAAAGCAAGAAAAACGTGTCAATTATGCTATAAAGTTGAAAATGTTGTTACTGTGTTCCtgattgttaaatattataaaaagccTTTTCTCACCTCAGTGATCTGCATATTAAATCTAGTATTAAAGTAAGCAGACTGGAATATAACGAGGAGACAGAAATTCCATGTCCTGCAGAAATTAGCGACGATAATGGCATAAACCtggaaaaaaaacaataaaattagttatGTTCCTACGGATTTAATAAGTACTGCAAATATACATACAGGTGGTGAAGTCGCGAATTCTTTCCAAGGCGTGTTCCAGAAACCGGGCATCGCGGCTTGTGATGCTGTACCTAACGATTGTTCGATGTAAGTCAATTCCTTTCCGGAAATATGAGGGTGTTTACTTGGCCTCTCGAATACCAGCCACAACCAGAGAAAATACCTGTTTAAttgaataatgtttaaaaatccaatcaacattaaataaaaaaatgtttataatttataaaataattaccatATAACTCCTGAAATGCCATAGAAGTAGAAAGGCGTTTGCCAAGAAATGTAGTCGGTCAATAGACCAGACAATGGCATACCAATGACAATCCCAGCATAAGTGCCGCAGAAAGCTAAAGTAGCCAGGCGGGATCTTTCGAGAGGAGGCGCCCACATGCGCCAAATACCATGACATGAGGGATAGGTGACGCCCTGGCAAAAATAGACATAATAGTTTGTAACAAACTATTTGAAGTGGTCAACGAAAGAGTAGTCATAcccataaaatattacatatatgaaaatactttttacttttgttaTCAGTTCATTATTCTTCTTTCATTACAAGTTTCTGTGAATCgaaattcttaataaaattacatattttgggAAAATTCTATACAAATTGAtttcaaatatgttttataaaatcgCTTCGACGTCGCAACAattcaacataatatttaatagggATACCGTACCATTGACGAGTCAGCTAAGCCGGGTATAGGCGAATAAATACGTAGCTATGGTTACCGGGGGCTCGATAATCCTAAAGAGGCTTTGTACTTTAGGAAACGATTCCGAATGTACTCAAGTACGATCGAGATTagatatcaatataaatataatttcgcTTAAAAAGATACTATCTTCTGGAGAAAAAAAGTACAACATACTCGCAAATATTCTCAATTTATACGAGAATATAATATAAGAGttcatattacaaaataattttgtttttgtttaattcaaaCAAGAGTGAAAAAGATAGGGGGCGACACCAAAACGTGACGACGTACATCCGCTACGGGGATCAAATTTGTGCATCAGTAATAAGCCTGATCATGCTTCGTCACGAACTGAATGAACAATGTTCAAAATTTAAGTGACATGGCGCtcgttacatatttatttgtctTTGACAATGTTTCATAGTCGACATTTATCTACTTCTCATGTttgactttaaaataaaataaaatcaattctaTATCAAGAAATTATTGTTAAGTacttcaaacaaaattattatcttttatgtGTCATATATTTGGCagatttctatttaaaaatctcagaatcagatttttttaaaacatcagACAACAAATCCTacagtaatttaaatgaaaaaaaaaatactgttaaatGACGGTTTAGTAGTAAAGTTTATTgaaaatcatttataattattataaaatatcattatcaaTACCCATTTACTTACTTCAACAAAACCTTGAGCAACTTTTAACATGACTACTGCCGCAGGACCGACGGACATAGCCCCGGGGATAGCCATGTTGAATATAGCCGAAGCAACAATAGCCGCACCAAAGATCTTATTTGCAGGGTACATAGAGGCAAAGAAGCCACCTGGCACTTGTGTAATGAGATACCCAGCGAAGTAAGACGCGTCTATTGAAGATTCTACACTAACAGTCCAGTTGAATGGCGTGTCTTCCTTGACTCCTGATGAAGTCTGTGTAAAGTAACGtgaaagaataattttaatcatttacaCGTTGATGATAAAGAAGAAATTTGAGAATGCGAcgtgaattaaaatatttagtttattctCATTTGTTGCCagtctttaaatttaatttgctaAAATTTACTGGCTACATATTTTTGACTAATTCAATTTCATTACTTTCACCTATTTTGCTTGTAAAATGGTTGTTTTCAGCTatgacaacaaaaaataaagtatttactaATTTAGCACTTACATTATGTTTTTCGGTCATCTTGAGCTTAGCCATACTCATGTTGCATCGCATTCCGAACATGATGCTGAAGCCGAAACAAGCGAGCAACGCCACGGTGTAGCGCGCACTTAAACAAGGACACTCAGCGCGGACGTATTTGTCTGgtataacataaaaacaatcctagttttcttaaaatatcattataagtctatactaataataaatcagaaaaaatggtttttataaaaatatttatgggaTTGTTTGATTGATGTAATATTGGATATTAAACATCACGTCATACAAGCAGACAAATACGAGGAAGGTCATATTGGTTATTCGGATACTTAACAACTCCGTATTTTCATCAACTCTTATGTTAagataacttaaaaatcatGTGAAAtcgcatatatatattatatacatatattttaataagttatatatatgtaataaaagttTGAGGCGAAGATATTATTTAAGATTTGTGAATAATTAGTTCTTAAAAACGTTTGTGACGAAACACTTTAATTTGTTTGCAGGACAATACAGTTAGTATTCAAGTCTGgttcaataataaaagttttgagattttaacctacattaaaataaattgactgTCGTGTCTCACTGACCTATATGGCGCGGAGGTGGTCTCTCCGGAGATGGCGGCGTCTCGAGGTCCTCGCCATCGTACATTTGATCATAACCTTTTTGTTCCACGTGAAAGTTTTCATACTGGGCATTTCTGTAACAAAcgtattttgaattataatatatttatttgcagTAGATACTAAAAAAGGTAGTAAACAAAATTTGAGTAAAAATTGCTTTAAGTTTATTAGACATAAGCGACAGAAGGagtaaaaataaacatctttatttagtgtttttattatcgtttatacaatttacaaaacataatataacaaaataatagcaACAAAAACCACAAAGGTTCAACCTGTTTTATCGTAgtctgttataaataaatatttattatttattaacagcCACAGGCAATGTATAAGGCCTTTAAGCTAAGCTTTTTGcagttttgtttgaaatatatacTGATTGGTAGTAGTAGATATTGGgacaaaatagttttaaaatattactggtTGATTATTTAGtatgaaaatatgaattttatcaATCCTTCATCGAATCTAATTAAGTTAAAGCTAACGTTACAatagtttcattaaaaatttgatAACCTTTCTGAAAACCAATTTTATTGTCATATTGTACATCCATCTTCCTATAATTGAACGATCGGATGCATCGCACTTGGCGAGAGCAAATGGAATTAAAAAGCGTCGATAGCAAATAAGAGAGACATGCAGGTGCGCGCTGCGAGTGATCTCGAGTGCTCGTTaagatgataattttatattcatccTTTAACGCTATATCATGCTGGATATTTACTAGTGCTCTTAATAAATATAcgcatatattaatttattgttatttcctACAACGAAAGAAAGTATATATGAAGGTGaatattattttccttttattcTGCGCTAATAACCTATTaacctttgaaatacacaggccgagagcgacaaagccagtactgcggtcaccaacccgcctgcccagcgtggtgactataggcaaaacacatgagttcacgttatttttggcgtaaacttgtggaggcttatgtccagcagtggactgtataggctgtaatgatgaataacctattaataaaataaaccgtttgaaaaataaattttttatatttatcaaaagttaattacgtgttaatttttatcttttaaatcaagaatacacaataaaaacaataatatttaaacatgaaACATAGGCGATTAAAGTTTACAGTAATACGAATTCTGTAATTGTAAAACGtgcataaaacaataaatttaagaggataataaaatataatgtttgcAAATTAAAACGTCTATTtctgataacaaaaaaaacacaTCAAATTTCTATTTTGCggtttttttaaacattcatAAAATCAAAGTTACTGGCGTGTAAATTCATTTTTCCGCTGACAAAAGTAATAAATGTGACTATCTGTTCGTTCCCCCTGTAATGAATCGTCGCATAAAAGGCATAACCAAGTGGAAAGGACGCGTCGGGGCTCTCCCCCGCGCTGCATCCTCACTAATGCGTTTAGTTTAGACTTGGACGAGATGACGCGTCAACAGTTACGTCGATCTAGGGCTACCACCGTTTTGTGAAAAACCTGAAAGATAAGTCCGGGAGTATTTTGAGAAATTTATAGATAACAACGTACTTGGATTTAACGAGAGATTTTTCCttaagtatataataagatGAAGAAACgtttcatttaaacttaaaattaatcatcgaattaattgataaacgaataatttaatacaatgaaGAATACACACATATGTAATAAAACGCATTCATTATAAATCTTCTTTACtaaatgatttaaaaagtaTGTAGATATCAGtgagtataataaatattgacattgtcatgttttaataaaacacaGCTAGGGTAACAATATAAAACAGAGATTATCTGTTATCGTATAGGCTCCCCTTTGATCGCGCTTTACGCATTGTGCCGCTATTGCACCCTATGCCTATAATTACGTGACGTCACTAAATGCTATAATTACTGTTTCGTCTTTTATACCGTAACGTAtcgtacaattttataattatagctGAATGTTAAGGtaaatattgcataattattttggaaaaaaaatgattgtatttattatttaatctgagctaactttatttttattttgagataTTAGATAGGTATATTAGATTcagtaaaaagtacaaaaaaaaatattaagtagatATTTTTCTTATCACATCGTGGTGTACGTGTTATAAAAGTGTTTTAAGCAAAcatctttttataaaactagtagacatacataaattaatataacaataattgtgtttgctcgcaaacgaaaaaaaaccgacttcaattacatcgacgagtagtacaacgtagatcgacgaaaaaatagtcaagtaactgtgcgttatcaaagattactcaaaaagtagttatcaaatttcaataaaatttatatgtgaccacatgacaaacatcagctttcgattaaattaaaaattattaaaatcggtacacccagtaaaaagttattgcggattttcaagaagttccctcgatttctctgggatcccatcatcagatcctagtttccttatcatggtaccaaactagggatattccctttccaacaaaaaagaattatcaaaatcggtacacccagtaaaaagttattgcggattttcaagaatttccatcaattactctgggatttcatcatcagatcctggtttccttatcatggtactaaactagggatatcttctttccaacaaaaaaagaattatcaaaatcggtacatctagtagaaagttatgtggtacacaacgtaggtcgacgaaaaaagcgtcaagtaaaaacgcatcattagatatagctcgaaaagtagttgttagatctcaaataaatttaaatgggaccaattggcacataccacctttcgattaaaagaaaatttgtcgaaatcgctccacccagtcaaaagttctgatgtaacatacaaaaaaaaaaaatacagtcgaattgagaacctcctccttttttggaagtcggttaaaaaagtaactattgacacaatttaataattatttaaatttatgcaaTTAAAGATCTATATGGACAATCTCTATAGAAAAATTATCTATCAATTTGCTGTTTAGCAGTATCTAGGATTAGGATTCAACCCTTCTTCAATATATTAAGAGTTTTGGCCATAGTTCGCTTACAAGCTCTTCCATTTCAATTCAGTTCGTGGAAAATACATGCTCAATCACGTGTATCCTAAGTAAATGGAACATATTTAAATTCTCGCAAACATTATCGAGAGTTGAAGTGATTCCTACATTAGAGTGTTTTAGTCGATACTTTCAATAATCTTAGTTACAATATATTGGAGTTTAAATTCACTAATCAATTTGTTTTCATATTCATGTGACAAATAAACAGTTTTGTAAATTAGTAACAAGCTATCTAATGATTGTTGaggtctgtttgtctgtctggctATCTTTTTGAAAcagatttattgtaaaataatttcctGATACAATATACCCACGTATGTTCATCTAATTTTGTCACACGCTTACTTTTGAGTTACTAATGGGGTTTATCAGCAGGAAATAAAACTAACAGAGCCAGTTTCGTCTCAACTAATGTAGCGTGGCTTTCAGATCCATAAGTTGCGGATAGAAATATTTGATTCATAAAGATGGAAATTGATGGTGATAAAACTGTATCATAAACTTTTGGCTATTGGTTAACGTTACACGTCAGATAGATTTATTAGCAACCCGCGAAGCAATTCATAAGTGAGAGAAAACTTTTATAATGGATTTTGGAATTAACAGTAACCGAGTCTCAGCAACTTCTGAGTGACGAACTTTGTCTTTTCTAATGGTATGACCCTTTGAGACGAGATATAGATATATGAATATCACTAAACAAACGTACATACTATTTTAATACTCAATTAACACATTCATacattataaaaactttttttcgtgtagttaatttaatgataaaaaatattaaaatttgttttgacttcaaaaaaggaggaggttactcaattcgaccggtatatactcgtatatatattttttgtattttctagtgcgtttgttaagttttttcgtctacttacgttgtattacttgtcgatgtaattgaagtcggttttttcgtttgcgagcaaatacaattatgtataaGTACGTTTCTAATCTGAAGCAAACAATTATAGGAAGTACCTACGCAACTCTATCAAGCAACTTCTCTTTTTTTGTATcatatgtattttcttttttttttctttttttttaagtacaatgcgtttataatacatatttagcTAATTTAACAgctataatttaatgttttctcCAATTTTCGAAGACAGACCTGTCTGAGACGTTAAGAGCGGGGTGTTACAAGGAGCACGTAGCGCTTACAATACGCACTTGAGTACCCAGTATGAATACTTTGACAGGGAAGAACTTATACTATGATActaattaatacattataaattcataagaattgtatttgtattttctatTGGAGCTTTCAAACAATtgagtatataattaaataaccaaATACTCAAATATAATAACTATGCTCATGCTCATTATAATGAGTTTTGTATTCAGGATTTTACTTGCTAAGTTTAATAGTTTACCCTAAAACTTCATTTACTGCATTAAGTTAACTGTACCGTAACTacggaataaaaaataattttacgaaaagAAAAGTATCTGtaggtatgtattttataaatttacttgtttatatattttattaatttaaaacattttaggtatgtttaattatttgcctatattagtaataaaacatCGATTTCGACCCTGGCGAGCACGTGGGTGGGTTATACCCCAGAGCCACCCTCTCTAATTGATTTACAATTGTCGGTTAAATTTGTTTTCCGACCACCCAGTGATCGGGGATC includes:
- the LOC123655924 gene encoding vesicular glutamate transporter 1, yielding MQGLQAAKEKASGLFANKPLLFKNAQYENFHVEQKGYDQMYDGEDLETPPSPERPPPRHIDKYVRAECPCLSARYTVALLACFGFSIMFGMRCNMSMAKLKMTEKHNTSSGVKEDTPFNWTVSVESSIDASYFAGYLITQVPGGFFASMYPANKIFGAAIVASAIFNMAIPGAMSVGPAAVVMLKVAQGFVEGVTYPSCHGIWRMWAPPLERSRLATLAFCGTYAGIVIGMPLSGLLTDYISWQTPFYFYGISGVIWYFLWLWLVFERPSKHPHISGKELTYIEQSLGTASQAAMPGFWNTPWKEFATSPPVYAIIVANFCRTWNFCLLVIFQSAYFNTRFNMQITESGFVGAIPHLIMTSLVPIGGMMADYLRRNNIMTTTNVRKLFNCGGFGLEAFFFVLVAYADNKYVATIELTLGVACSGFAISGYNVNHLDIAPRYASILMGLSNGIGTIAGFIVPIVIDYMTQEKDKLEKAITEWRAVFLMGATVHFIGITIYGIFASGELQPWAEPTAPYDTPLKPLDQETTFSEKPSEPLRGTEPPAYGSIAPARPPAPQQHVPNNPFVSGALYQAEPVQPPAQAYDDLTDDGTY